Proteins co-encoded in one Paenibacillus sp. genomic window:
- a CDS encoding sensor histidine kinase, with amino-acid sequence MKVLLRRLSWNSVRVKLVLGIIMLVLPLILFLYFIVFYATGVIHEQVAKSNKNMISLYMGQIDQGLDDVNGYLLSLTMNSNLISLVNTTDHEEYLYAKQSLSSELSAGVFDNKLMDAMFIYDSKKDQLIDAFTNRTTFSRREAVRNYIRTKLATEGESSSGNHWYAEEIGQDYYIFRVISFQGIAIGAWVSAESLLTPLEFIELGERGTALFATSGGVPMDKQAFITDHGIRLDRNVENYYFSGDEGGFLVIGASSKAGPFRLVAIIQNSSILEALPFLNQVIYFITAGLFILIPCFFIFLRKLLLTPLQRIMSAMKLIGEGNVNMRMKTVPTTSDEFVVLNQTFNRMMEQIDTLKIKVYEEQINKQKAELQHLQLQINPHFFMNSLNILYNLALVKNFDLIREMTMCLVRYFRYMFRSNLSFVPLADEIQHVRNFLRIQELRFPESLHCQIHVPQYLKRVPIPPLCIQTFVENAIKHSVTLDERIRLQVKVELDEQGPEPQICIEVKDSGKGFADEILNQLRAGERIVDDQGDHIGIWNVRHRLRLLYQDRAYLGFHNAIPRGAVVEMKLPLNPRLEEEGSETEHEAVSGR; translated from the coding sequence ATGAAGGTTTTACTGCGCCGACTTTCTTGGAACTCCGTACGAGTAAAATTAGTATTAGGTATTATCATGCTTGTCCTGCCATTAATTCTGTTCTTGTATTTCATTGTCTTTTACGCGACGGGAGTCATTCACGAACAGGTCGCCAAGTCCAATAAAAATATGATTTCGTTGTACATGGGGCAAATTGACCAAGGATTGGACGATGTCAACGGGTATCTTCTTTCGCTGACAATGAATTCGAACCTTATATCCTTAGTAAATACCACGGACCACGAAGAGTACTTGTACGCAAAGCAATCCTTATCTTCCGAATTGTCGGCGGGAGTTTTCGATAACAAATTAATGGATGCAATGTTCATTTACGATTCGAAGAAAGATCAGTTGATTGATGCATTCACGAATCGAACAACATTTTCGCGTCGCGAGGCAGTTCGGAACTATATACGAACAAAATTAGCAACGGAGGGTGAAAGCTCCTCAGGAAATCACTGGTATGCAGAGGAGATCGGACAGGATTACTATATTTTTCGTGTTATTAGTTTTCAAGGGATAGCGATCGGCGCTTGGGTCAGCGCGGAGTCTCTGCTCACCCCTCTCGAATTTATTGAGTTGGGCGAACGAGGAACCGCTCTTTTCGCTACTTCCGGCGGGGTTCCCATGGATAAGCAGGCTTTCATCACCGATCATGGAATTCGACTGGATCGCAATGTAGAGAACTACTATTTCTCAGGAGACGAAGGGGGATTTCTTGTGATCGGCGCTAGCTCGAAGGCAGGGCCCTTTCGGCTTGTAGCCATCATCCAGAATAGCTCTATTCTGGAAGCGCTTCCTTTCCTAAACCAAGTGATTTATTTCATTACCGCTGGATTGTTTATTTTAATTCCCTGCTTTTTTATCTTTTTAAGAAAACTGCTGTTAACCCCCCTTCAACGAATCATGTCGGCTATGAAACTGATCGGCGAAGGGAATGTGAATATGCGAATGAAAACGGTACCTACTACCTCCGACGAGTTTGTAGTCCTGAATCAGACCTTCAATCGGATGATGGAGCAAATCGATACGTTGAAAATTAAGGTTTACGAGGAGCAAATTAATAAGCAAAAAGCAGAACTTCAGCATCTTCAGTTGCAAATCAACCCCCATTTTTTTATGAATTCGCTCAACATCCTGTATAACTTGGCTCTCGTGAAAAACTTCGATCTCATTAGGGAAATGACCATGTGTTTGGTTCGGTATTTTCGCTATATGTTTCGAAGCAATCTATCGTTCGTCCCTCTTGCCGATGAAATCCAACATGTGCGGAATTTTTTGCGCATCCAAGAGCTGAGATTTCCGGAAAGTCTACATTGCCAAATTCATGTTCCGCAATATCTTAAGCGCGTTCCGATTCCTCCGCTGTGCATTCAGACGTTCGTTGAAAATGCCATTAAACATTCGGTCACCTTGGATGAACGAATTCGTCTTCAAGTGAAGGTTGAACTCGATGAGCAGGGACCGGAGCCTCAAATTTGTATTGAAGTGAAGGATTCGGGAAAAGGGTTTGCCGACGAGATCTTAAACCAGCTTCGAGCGGGGGAACGAATCGTAGACGATCAGGGAGACCACATCGGGATCTGGAATGTTCGACACCGACTGCGGCTGCTATACCAAGACCGCGCATATCTTGGATTTCATAATGCGATTCCTCGAGGAGCTGTCGTCGAGATGAAGCTGCCGCTGAACCCGAGACTCGAGGAAGAGGGGAGCGAAACAGAGCATGAAGCTGTTAGTGGTCGATGA